In Panulirus ornatus isolate Po-2019 chromosome 66, ASM3632096v1, whole genome shotgun sequence, the DNA window tcaatgacattacgtgtggcataatcaacagaggggtatagaataacgggattttcaagatttaTTGGGaggatcattttcatgacagtgtttagcgatcgcattttttgtggtcgtccctgcgtactgcatgacggtgccataACACCTCTCTGTTACACCTTTTCCGGTCtgccctgcatatatatatatatatatatatatatatatatatatatatatatatatatatatatatatatatatatatatatatgccttgtatTTGACGGCGTAAGCActtccaattgttgcatgatttggcctactatctatcaaggtcttactgatggtgttattgacCTGGAAAGCAACATGtaattacaagcactgtttttttaacatgtcttagattagccgAGTTGGGAGaacagggcaacactaaacatttagacttatccttatttgtcacatttttgttacaagaagcataagatgtcttcttagctttccagtaagctttgttcacaaaccaactgGGATAAATATAACGCCTAaaaatacgtcttatatgactgcaTTCATcaaccaggcctatgggatcacatatccgttgtgctctttcaaccatagacataactacagacatttgtatagaagaatcatgtactgagaaataatgaatataactctcacagTTGGTatgcttcctgtagattttaaaggacaaatatCACCCATACTTGTGGCAGGTATGGGACGTTGCTGCTACCACTGGAAGCCTTCGCAGAGAGAGGATCCATGAGTTTGACAACGCTGCTCATGTTCATTGCACTGTACACCGAGACCAACTCCTCCCTGCCGAGCACCGCTTACCTGAAGCACATCGACGTCTGGTTCGTGTTcagcctcatcttcctcaccctcGTCATCAACGTCCACCTGATGACCTTCCTCGCCGACTCAGAGTCCGCTGGCCAGTCTGTGCGCCCCACACCATCGCGCCACCTCACTCACGTTTCTGCTCCTCCGTTTGCCAAGAGAGTGAGGGACAGGATGGCTGTTCCCAAGAGGATTCTCCGGATGAGCACTGTGTTATTTGCTCTTGTGTTTATCATCTTTACTCTCGTCTACTTCTTGGCCATCGTTTAATGATTAGTAATTGTCAGatttatttgcacctccttagttatTCGAAAAGCTTACAGGTCTTCTTCTGAACATCTGTGTTTCTTTCTACTCCTGCCGTATTAATACAGGagtttctcttgtctttcactgtcACAGAGAGCCTCATTAAGAcctagtggtctgctgctgtttgaattcagttgttgTATTCGGTCGTTGCAGTTGTTGTATTAGTAAAAAAAGCTCACATTGATGTCTTGTGTTTAAGAAGGTAATGCCTAAATGTAGAGGATCATTTGTTGAGGTTTAAGTATCTCGtgattcctcacccacttcactAGCTTCGTTTTCTCTTAAtctttgccattctgcactcagtcactcctggaaTCTTCTTCTTTTCGTTTCATACATTTCTTTTCAAGCTTACTTACTTGAATCACCTTGTCCTCATACATATTTCCACTCCTTCGAAAATCCCTACTAGTCTTCATCCTCTCTCataccaagtaatgatcagacattccttgaGCTGCCTCTTGCAGCACATTCAcacctaaaagtctctctttttcacgtCATATCAATTAGCATGTGATCCACTCATGCTGGCTCACCACATTTCCTACTCATATGCACATAATTGTGTATTTCCAATCTTCTCAAAGTAagcaattaatgaaagaaactttgaTTATCATTGTGGATTGTGTTTGCGTTGCAGTGCGGAGGCGACGCATCATGCGTGATACACAGCAAGTGGTGGTTCCTCTACTGGATTCTTATTTTGTTTACCAATCACCAGCCCCTTTATCAACTCCATCATctgttcacaatttccattcaccttactaaGATACCCAATGCCCCCAAGTTATATCTCTAATTGTCACATTACTCACAATCGCatgtaaatcacccattactactaTCCagcctcttgcatcaaaactaccgaTATAACTActtcaaaaacacttgcctctcctttttttttctcattgcgAGGTGCAGAAGCACCAAAAATTACCGATTTCCTATAacacactttcatttttacccacatcagtctgaagCTCACTTACCTACACTCTTTCACAAATTCCAACAACTGCTtgagcagtagtgctaccccttccttagatTTAGCCCTCATACCAACCCCCTGACTGTACCCCGAAGACTTTCCCAAcccattcttcacctttacccttgggccttgtttaactcagagccagaacatccaggttcctttcctgtctctcctctttccttatcttggttgcatccacaatAAGCCTTGCTCACCTGTATGTGGATGAGTACCCAGTTGCATCTACCTCTGCTCAGGTAGGCGTTCATGCTGGTTGTGAGAAGTGTCATTGCCATCATTCCACTCTGTCGTGGAAAACTGTACCCTCCCTTTGTCCACCCAATCATTAGGTTCTTTGTTACGTTAAATCTTCATGGATGTCATCTCTTCACCTTCTTTCCAGGTCTGCCTGCTGGTCCTCTTCCACTCGATATCCACTGAAATGTTATCTTAAGCATTCTTCTTTCATCCGTTCTCTCCAAATGCCCTCCCCAAACGTTTCAGCTACGATGGCTCAGTTCTCCGATACACGTAGGgttccattttctatattttcactTCGTGTTCTGTCTCAGGAGAGAAATCTCTTCAGGGCTACTGACAGTGAGGGGCATGATAAACAATAGAAAGAGTCCAGGGGAGGAGACaggcgacggagggagggaagcacgGAGGGTGGGAGGACCAAGAACCACGTCTTGTGTAACGTAAGGTGTCGCCTCCGGGTGGCAACACAAACACGACCCACAACTGCTGAAGAAAGTTTCCCTCGTTCGTTAATACAAGTTTATGATATCATTGTTTGGCCGAGAGAGACCTGAAGAGGGATGAGCTAAaggcatcttttttttccccctgaagaAAAACTTTAAAGAAAAACTGTGGCTCTTCTTCACATACGTAAAGAAAAACTGTGGCTCTTCTTCACATACGTAAAGAAAAACTGTGGCTCTTCTTCACATACGTAGCTCGGATACGACAATAAGGGATGAGGAAAGTCGATATCCATATAGGCACATATTTAAAGATATATATCTATCCTTTCATCTTtctctcattacacacacacacacacacacacacacacacacacacacacacacacacggtatatgaTTACAAGGTTAAAAACGAGGCAACACGAATGGGATCGgatcgcccacacacgcatatatatatatatatatatatatatatatatatatatatatatatatatatatgcgtgtgtgggcgtttatgtatatacatgtggttctgggtaggttgggccattctttcgtctgcttcttacgctacctcgctgacgcgggagacggcgattaagtataatagaaatagataAGTATACACTTCACTGAATCAGGGTGTagcgatgttatttcctgtgagatggtgtggcgccgtaaatggatgaaggcaagcaagtacgactgtatgcatgtgtatatatgtctgtgtatcgtatgtatacgtgtatatatgtatatgtatatgtatgtatatgtgcatgtatgggtgttcatgtatatacatgtgtatatgggtggatgggccgttcttcgtctgtttcctggcactacctagccgACGCATAAAAcgttgatcaagtataataaataggtagatattatttgtatatatatatatatatatatatatatatatatatatatatatatatatatatatatatatatatatatatatatatatttttttttttttttttttttttttttttttttgctttgtcgctgtctcccgcgtttgcgaggtagcgcaaggaaacagacgaaagaaatggcccaacccacccccatacacatgtatatacatacgtccacacatgcaaatatacatacctacacagctttcaatggtttacaccagacgcttcacatgccctgattcaatccactgacagctcgtcgaccccggtataccacatatatatatatatatatatatatatatatataagagtgataagagtgagtgctcaaattacagaggtataagtttgttgagtattcctggtaaattatatgggagggtattgattgagagggtgaaggcatgtacagagcatcagattggggaagagcagtgcggtttcagaagtggtagaggatgtgtggatcaggtgtttgctttgaagaatgtatgtgagaaatacttagaaaagcaaatggatttgtatgtagcatttatggatctggagaaggcatatgatagagttgatagagatgctctgtggaaggtattaagaatatatggtgtgggaggcaagttgttagaagcagtgaaaagtttttatcgaggatgtaaggcatgtgtacgtgtaggaagagaggaaagtgattggttctcagtgaatgtaggtttgcggcaggggtgtgtgatgtctccatggttgtttaatttgtttatggatggggttgttagggaggtaaatgcaagagtcctggaaagaggggcaagtatgaagtctgttggggatgagagagcttgggaagtgagtcagttgttgttcgctgatgatacagcgctggtggctgattcatgtgagaaactgcagaagctggtgactgagtttggtaaagtgtgtggaagaagaaagttaagagtaaatgtgaataagagcaaggttattaggtacagtaggggtgagggtcaagtcaattgggaggtgagtttgaatggagaaaaactggaggaagtgaagtgttttagatatctgggagtggatctgtcagcggatggaaccatggaagcggaagtggatcatagggtgggggagggggcgaaaattttgggagccttgaaaaatgtgtggaagtcgagaacattatctcggaaagcaaaaatgggtatgtttgaaggaatagtggttccaacaatgttgtatggttgcgaggcgtgggctatggatagagatgtgcgcaggaggatggatgtgctggaaatgagatgtttgaggacaatgtgtggtgtgaggtggtttgagcgagtgagtaacgtaagggtaagagagatgtgtggaaataaaaagagcgtggttgagagagcagaagagggtgttttgaaatggtttgggcacatggagagaatgagtgaggaaagattgaccaagaggatatatgtgtcggaggtggagggaacgaggagaagagggagaccaaattggaggtggaaagatggagtgaaaaagattttgtgtgatcggggcctgaacatgcaggagggtgaaaggagggcaaggaatagagtgaattggagcgatgtggtatacaggggttgacgtgctgtcagtggattgaatcaaggcatgtgaagcgtctggggtaaaccatggaaagctgtgtaggtatgtatatttgcgtgtgtggacgtatgtacatgtgtatggggggggggttgggccatttctttcgtctgtttccttgcgctacctcgcaaacgcgggagacagcgacaaagtataaaaaaaaaaaaaaatatatatatatatatatatatatatatatatatatatatatttcatactattcgccatttcccgcgttagcagggtagcgttaagaacagaggactggacctttgagggaacatcctcacctggcccccttctctgttccttcttttggaaaattaaaaaaaacagaggggaggagttccagcccccccgctcccttcccttttagtcgccttctacgacacgcagggaatacgtgggaagtattctttctcacctatccccagggatatatatatatatatatatatatatatatatatatatatatatatatatatatatatatatatatatatatatataatctttagatCAGTGTCTGAGTGAACACGGTCATTGGCACAACGAATTTTTTCTCGATAAGTAGAGCACTCCTCCACAAATGCCCTGACCTGTAACAGAACAGGTTTATACTTAGGGttaagaacctctctctctctctctctctctctctctctctctctctctctctctctctctctctctctctctctctctctctcgttgatgaCGCCAGGGTAGAGGAAAATCATTACCGTAGCGACTTTACCAAATTCAGACTGACGTACAACCAGACACAGTAATATACAAATGGTCTTACGTGAACTCTGACTCTGGACTTTGACGGTGACAGAGTTTTTGAGAACACAACATTTAAAGACACTGTGTGTCTAGGGCGCGGGGAGAAAGCAACAGGAAGAAACACAGATGTAAGAGATGTTTGGATGTTATCACGAAAGAAAGATAATCAATTAGAAAACTTAACGAGGGAAGAGAACTATTAGGtcaaataatgagtggtatgatcggGAGAACGTGTACAACaagacacaacaaaaaaaaaaaactactgatATAAAAAACGAAATGTTTATCGTGTACATAAATGGCAATATTGAATACTGCCGTGTCATAT includes these proteins:
- the LOC139746886 gene encoding gamma-aminobutyric acid receptor subunit beta-1-like — protein: MNPLVITVNVKSTVYCDFQLRWYPWDDPHCFLNLKVTNVPSFGLLVDGTSTVTMRPELLEEYEVVECRLQETPHPTNNLTLLVHLTRRYQYHLWTTFLPTSLLAAIGYGTLLLPLEAFAERGSMSLTTLLMFIALYTETNSSLPSTAYLKHIDVWFVFSLIFLTLVINVHLMTFLADSESAGQSVRPTPSRHLTHVSAPPFAKRVRDRMAVPKRILRMSTVLFALVFIIFTLVYFLAIV